The Aphelocoma coerulescens isolate FSJ_1873_10779 chromosome 2, UR_Acoe_1.0, whole genome shotgun sequence genome contains a region encoding:
- the VILL gene encoding villin-like protein translates to MTDSDTNLPTIERKLGLQIWGIENMKMVPVPEKAYGTFFEGDCYIILHTKRTSHGSAVDLHYWIGKDSSQDEQGAAAMYVTQLDTALGGSPVQHREVQGHESETFQSYFRNGIIYKKGGVASGFKHVETNMYNIKRLLHVKGKKHVSATEVALSWDSFNKGDVFLLDLGKVLIQWNGPSCSIAEKSRGLALARSIRDSERGGRAQIGIIDNERDSPDLMQIMRMVLGERRGELRDSIPDTKADELQKANVRLYHVYEKDNDLVVQEMATRPLTQDLLQHEDCYILDQGGFKIYVWRGKASSPEEKKAAFTRAVGFIQAKGYPSSTNVEVINDGAESAMFKQLFQRWTEKNETQGLGKVYTTGKIAKVEQVKFDTTQLHARPELAAEQRMVDDASGEIEVWRIEDLQMQPVNPKTYGQFYGGDCYLVLYTYLRSGRPHYVLYMWQGRHASVDEITACALNAIELDKKYGDEAVQVRVTMGKEPRHFLAIFKGKLVIYEGGTSRAQKSSPEPAIRLFQVRGTDEVNTKATEVPARASSLNSNDVFLLTTSQVCYLWCGKGCSGDEREMAKMVADIVSRRDKHTILEGQEPAEFWEALGGKAPYASEKRFQEQVTHYQPRLFECSNQTGRFIMTEVVGFCQEDLDEDDVMLLDTWEEIFLWVGKASNAQERNEAIASAKEYLKTHPAGRDLATPIILVKQGYEPLNFTGWFNAWDPYKWSDGKSYEEMKNSLGDVSAIAEIKVDLNNLSLNKRTLSTSNLAGSGTASASSEYKSHFSHSDSNSYSNSSNYNSNSLSSPAMVPNGEGIYSREVLMHRTVDELPEGVDPTKKECYLSDADFHDIFGKSKDEFYQMPKWKQQNEKKQFGLF, encoded by the exons ATGACAGACAGTGACACAAATCTCCCAACCATCgagagaaagctgggactgCAGATATGGGGCATAGAG AACATGAAGATGGTTCCTGTACCTGAAAAAGCTTATGGGACTTTTTTTGAAGGAGACTGTTACATCATTTTGCAT ACCAAAAGGACCTCCCACGGCTCCGCTGTGGATCTGCACTACTGGATTGGCAAGGATTCCTCCCAGGATGAGCAAGGGGCCGCGGCCATGTACGTCACCCAGCTGGACACGGCGCTCGGGGGCAGCCCCGTGCAGCACCGCGAGGTGCAGGGACACGAGTCCGAGACCTTCCAGAGCTATTTCCGCAACGGGATTAT CTACAAGAAGGGAGGAGTGGCTTCAGGATTTAAGCACGTGGAGACCAACATGTACAACATCAAGCGTCTTCTTCACGTCAAGGGCAAGAAGCATGTGTCAGCCACAGAG GTAGCGCTCTCCTGGGACAGCTTCAATAAGGGAGATGTTTTCTTGCTGGACCTTGGTAAAGTGCTGATCCAGTGGAATGGACCCAGCTGCAGCATTGCTGAGAAATCCAGG GGTCTTGCTCTGGCTCGGAGCATCAGGGACAGCGAGAGGGGCGGCCGTGCCCAGATTGGCATCATTGACAACGAGAGGGACTCCCCGGACCTGATGCAGATCATGAGGATGGTGCTGGGCGAGAGGCGCGGGGAGCTCCGCGACAGCATCCCCGACACCAAAGCAGACGAGCTGCAGAAAGCGAACGTCCGGCTCTACCA TGTCTATGAGAAGGATAATGACCTGGTGGTGCAGGAGATGGCCACCCGGCCCCTGACGCAGGATCTGCTCCAGCACGAG GACTGCTACATTTTAGACCAAGGTGGCTTCAAAATTTATGTCTGGAGAGGAAAAGCCTCCAgcccagaagagaaaaaagcagcattCACTCGAGCTGTG GGCTTTATCCAAGCCAAAGGCTATCCTTCATCCACCAACGTTGAGGTGATCAATGATGGAGCAGAGTCAGCCATGTTCAAACAGCTCTTCCAGAGgtggacagaaaagaatgaaacACAAGGGCTGGGCAAGGTCTACACTACTGGCAAAATTG CCAAGGTGGAGCAGGTGAAGTTTGACACCACCCAGCTCCATGCCAGACCAGAGCTCGCAGCTGAGCAGAGGATGGTTGATGATGCCTCCGGGGAGATTGAG GTGTGGAGGATTGAGGACTTGCAAATGCAGCCAGTGAATCCCAAGACATATGGGCAGTTCTATGGGGGTGACTGCTACCTGGTCCTGTACACCTACCTGAGGTCAGGCAGACCCCACTACGTCCTCTATATGTGGCAG GGCCGCCACGCCTCCGTGGATGAAATCACTGCCTGTGCCCTCAATGCCATCGAGCTGGACAAGAAATATGGGGATGAGGCCGTGCAGGTGCGAGTGACAATGGGCAAGGAGCCCAGGCACTTCCTGGCCATCTTCAAGGGCAAGCTGGTCATCTACGAG GGCGGCACGAGCCGGGCTCAGAAAAGCTCGCCCGAGCCAGCGATCCGCCTCTTCCAGGTGAGGGGCACTGATGAGGTGAACACAAAGGCCACAGAGGTGCCAGCCCGAGCCTCCTCCCTCAACTCCAACGATGTCTTCCTGCTGACCACCAGCCAGGTCTGCTACCTGTGGTGTGGGAAG GGATGCAGCGGAGATGAGCGGGAGATGGCAAAAATGGTGGCTGACATTGTTTCCAGACGTGACAAGCACACCATTCTGGAAGGACAGGAGCCTGCAGAGTTCTGGGAAGCTCTGGGAGGCAAAGCACCTTATGCCAGTGAAAAGAG GTTCCAGGAGCAGGTCACACACTACCAGCCTCGCCTTTTCGAGTGCTCCAACCAGACAGGTCGGTTCATCATGACGGAGGTGGTCGGGTTCTGCCAGGAGGACCTGGATGAAGATGATGTCATGCTGCTGGACACGTGGGAAGAG ATTTTCCTTTGGGTTGGCAAAGCCTCCAACGCACAGGAGAGGAACGAGGCGATTGCCTCGGCCAAGGAGTATCTCAAGACCCATCCAGCTGGGAGAGACTTGGCCACTCCCATCATCCTGGTGAAGCAGGGCTATGAACCCCTCAACTTCACAGGATGGTTCAACGCTTGGGACCCCTACAAATGGAGT GATGGCAAGTCCTATGAGGAAATGAAGAACAGCTTGGGAGACGTGTCAGCCATAGCCGAGATCAAAGTG GACCTGAACAACCTCAGCCTGAACAAGAGGACCCTCAGCACTTCCAACCTGGCTGGTTCAGGTACAGCAAGTGCCTCCTCAGAGTACAAATCTCACTTCAGCCACAGTGACAGCAACAGctacagcaacagcagcaactacaacagcaacagcctcagCAGCCCTGCCATGGTGCCCAACGGGGAAGGGATTTACTCCCGAGAGGTGCTGATGCACAGGACGGTGGATGAACTTCCAGAAGGCGTGGATCCCACTAAAAAAGAG TGCTATCTCTCCGATGCTGATTTCCACGACATCTTTGGGAAGTCCAAGGACGAGTTCTACCAGATGCCCAAATGGAAGCAGCAGAACGAGAAGAAACAATTTGGACTCTTCTGA